The nucleotide sequence ACCTGTTTGGCATATAATGTCATACCCATTACATCTGTGTTATTAATTTCACCCCAATGAATCAATGGGGTCTAAAGGGCACAGTCTGTTGTTACCCGAGTCACAATTATAAATTTATCTCAACAGGCCCGAATGCAGCCTACTAGTTTCCTGTAATTTATTTCTATCCTTCGTCTGCTACACATACCTGACTCCATCTTTTGTATCCGTTTTCCTCCATATACAGTAGACTCCACATATTGGGCTCTCCACTTTCCTATCACTTTTTGAGGATACACATGCCCCAATCACATTTAGCAGCTGGAAGCAAGCACAGCTTTTGCATATTATACCACACACAGGACCTCCGGGGAAGTTATCACTCAGCCCCCTATATAAACTGAGAAACAATACAGGTAGGAGCAACCTTTTGGACTTGGTGCGATAAACCACTGTCATCAGTTCTGTTGGATTCCTGAAAGAGAAGCCACTTCACTTGCGTAATATCTTCTCTCTCATGCCACCAATGCATGGGTCTTTCGGGCCTACTAaaagggcagaaggcaaggagccaTTTTGTATTGCAAGGAGGGAAAGCCAAATGGCTCTACATTCTCTATAGCAgtggcagtggcatagtgtggggagGGGCCCataggggcagttgccccaggtggaaaattgttaggggcgcagaatttcaacacctggtgctgcctcagtacagctgTTGAGGGGTCCCAGCATCACATGACCCTTCCCACCCCAGCAGGCATGCTAGCACTCACCCATCGGCAGTGGGGAGAGCATAGGGTGAAAATCACCCTCCACACCTCATGCCCCAACCCAGTGGGCCAGCACTCACCATGGGTTGGGGAGGGATGTCAGCCCCCTCAACATTCCCTGCCCAGAAACActgagggggctgaagccccttccGCCCGCTATAGTTGGCACCCATGACCCCTAGCTTAATAATCAAATCTCAAGCAATACGGTGGGTGTCCCTCAAAACCAATTGCAGTAAAAGCCGTGGGTTGAGGCCATTTTCTTCAGGTGGAAGGCCTTCCAGAATGACACTATGGAGCTGTAATGCAATTTGGAACATACCAACACAGAGATGTTCACTTTGTTCTGCACAAAGAAGAAATTAATGCTTTGTGTATGGTAGGAATAGGATTCTCTTTTCACGTTCAAACCCCATACATTTAATCTTTGCTACTGGAATTTCTGTCTGGCCTAGTTTCAGGAGAACTGTGCCTCTGGCAAACATGAGCATAAAAACAGTCTTAGTTTGAGAAAACGTGTGGCCAATATAGTACAGCCCATCAATATATGCAGTTAaaagattactgtattttttaatgaaagtacACACAAGAGGACTTAGAATGCATCTGAAAGTCATATACATATAGACAGTTTTGAACTGCAGAAAACGTGTCAATCTCAAAGCAGATCAAAATTACTGCCTTGAGGGTGCAGCCCTAAACGTCCAGTCCAGGTAGAAATTGTATGGCTCTTTAAAAGTGCTGTATGCAGATTGATTTTTAATCCATAATTTATCAACGGTATCAAAAATATGTCCTGATTTAAAGAGGTCTTGAGAGAGAAAAACACTTCTTCATCAATAGACTTTCCACCAAATCAGATGCTCAGTAGCACACTGAGGATTTGCCAGAAAGTTGCTATGTTTGAAGACCCAGACAGACCACTGGCCACATGTTCCAGAACTCTAGAGAAACATGTAAAAGCAACAGGCCAGTACGTGAGATGTAGGTTTCAAATGATGTCAAGTTTGCCACAAATCTGAGAAAACCCGTTGCCAGCAAGCAGCAACTCAAGTGTAACATGGGGCAGTTAGCAGCAACTCAAGTGTAACATGGGGCAGTTGCCACAGCATTTCAAAGATACTATCGGACTCAACAGCTGTATTACAAGATAAGGTTATGCAGGATGCTACGCTTGTGAGATAGCACCACCCATTCAGCCAAAGCAAACTTGGGAAGCTCTCGCCCCTCAAGTTTCCCAAGAAAGATTTCATAGTTACAAGTTCAAAAACCATAGGAATGTATCTCCCTTCTACCATTTAGAATAACAGAACTATAGAGCAGGTCACACTTACATGAcctatgggtcatctagtccaaccccctgcaacgcaggaatctcaactaaagcatccaggacagttggtcattcaacctctgctttaaaatctccaacgAAGAGGctgccacctctcatgggagtttagccagaatcttctttcttgaaacttgaatcCATTCGCTTGAGTCCTGACATCTGGAGCAAGAGGAAAAAAGCTTGCTGCATCCTCCATTTGACAACCTGttggatatttgaagacagctatcatatctcctgtctcctttcccaggctaaacatactcaactccctcaaccattcctcataaggcctttatcatttccagacccttgatcatcttggttgcccttctctgagcacattccagcttgtcaatatccttaacttgtggtgcccagaactgaacacagttcTCAATGTGTTCTGACCAAGGCAATAGACTAGGCCTGTTACTTCCCTTGAATGGCTTCCATAACTTCCTAGCCCTCCTTATATGTGTGTTAAAGATGCACAGCACTCATAAGTTTTTACAAATTTTATTCCAAACTACTTTGGGGCTAGTGGCATTGGTGATTCTAAATATATGGTCAATCCAAGAGTTTACCCCTCTGTCAATGCATTATTAGCTCCTGCTTTTGCCTTTTTGAAGCATAGCAGCTTTGCACATGTACAGAATTGACAGAGGACATACCCAGTTGCCATGCATCTCAAGCCTTGTTAGAACccagaaaaaataaaatttcagttgACATGCAGGATATCATTATCTACTACACTCCTATGTCCTATACAGGACATTGCATTTCCCCAAACAGGCAGACTCCTGAGAAAAAAGCTAACCTATTTTGTCTAGTCTTCCATCTCCAATTTCCAAAAGATTCTAGCTGATATTTAAGGATACTCAAGTGACAATGATGGGGAAGGCTATAGAAAATTCAAATTGTTTTATGCCCAGGGGAAAGGAATTCATTATAGACTAGTTACTAGAAATGAAATCATTAATATGAACTTTTCATTGAATCATCTGGTCCAAAACAGCTTTTGATCTAATAAAAGGAATCAGCAGGGGGGAGCCCTTTTAGCCGATACCTCTGCACCTCCACCAACttccacttttttggggggggatttgaatCAGCACAACTCCTCTTTTAACAGAAGATGCCTCTGCTGGAGCAGAAACCCTTCCCTGGGGTCCCACCCACTGATGCCAATTCAAGTCATCAGAGAGAAAATATGAGGTTTTCCAATGAGGGTCCATCAATATGCTTTTGAAAGAATGTAGATAGAAGACAGTGATCAGACCATCCCAATTGCTACAGAACTATGGTTTAAGTGAGAGCGCTGGTCCAAAGCAAAATAGCCACTCCCGTTCAGCAGCATTTTCTAACTATACTACAGTGGCAACAGCCACCCCCTGTATCACAGCAGAGGTTTCCTGAAGGTATATAGGAGGGCAGCTGTCAATGGTTTTACATCAATGAGTAAAGACTTGTTGCCATGACAATTTTATAATTTGCAAGCATTCTTGGTGTTCACAACACAGAAATTAATAGTGGGCTCTGCTATGACATTTTCAGTTCCTCCTGGGTTGTTTTGATTTGTCAGCTTCTACTTCACTGGAGCCCTGAGAGGTCTGGTGTTACAAGATGCGGTTTTGAACAAGTCATGCTTTTCAAGTGGCAATTCAGTTTGATCAGTGAAGTACGCTTGAAGATACTGAAGCAGGTGGCTACACTGAAACCTGCATCGGCAGAAAAGGCTGTGCCATTGCAGCGCAGCTATGAAGTAAATCAGTTGCAAACCTCTTATGGAAGATAAAGAGAACATTTCTGAGAAAAAACCATAGCCCATGAAAGAGGCAAAGAAATTTAGAGGAGCCCAAACCCTTTTGCAACAACCATAGCACATATCCATTTTGTGGCATTCATGTACCATATAGCCATTGGTGGAAGTCAAAGAAACTAGTGGCACAGGCAGAAGAGTTACAGCAATCTGCATTGAAAAAAACAGTTGTCGGTCCAACTTGTCAAAGGCATAAAGGTGGGACATTGCAATAATCCTACTGACAATAACCATACCCAGAAGACCTGTGCATACATGGTCAAAGAAGGTGACATTATATGCTGGGCCTAGATCATCCAATTATTCCTGGCATTGGAGGTGAGCACCATCACTGAATGCACAGAGgataaagagcagcagcagctccctgaGAAATGTTCTAAGCCTCTCCCATTATAGAAGAATTTTACTACTAAATAACTGTTTGCTTTCTAGAGCTCAAGGCTTTTTGAAAATCACATTGACCTCATACACAACCCACTACCATGATTGCACGGTTTCAGCATTGCCGATGTTCAGAGAAGCAGAAGTGCTCAGTATTTTTGTCTGTTTAATTTTGGAGGGATACTCCACACATGAGCAGCCTTGAATCTAATGTTTTCATGAGTCATCTATATGGCTAGTGGTCAGGTTTTTGAGCCAGCTATTACATTAAAACAATCAGTCCTACATTGTACAGCAAGGACTTGACCCCATTTCTGTTAAACAACATATAAAAACTACAGAATGGAGGAACTAAATATCTGTTCCTTCTGGTATGGAACAAGAAACTGAGGTACAAGGAGACCTCTATTGTTCTCCAGGAAATTAGTTAGCTATAGAAGACAATGGCCCAGTTCGCACTcagtgctaagccaaactatgacttAGCACAAATATGCAGATGTGTGGGTTCCTGGAATGAAGAATGCAAATACTGTGCTCCTTCCCTGGTCCTGCTGTGCTACATAGGAATAAGTCAGGGTTTAGCATTGTATGAACCTGTAGCTGTGGTTGGTTTCTGCTCAAGCCATGAACAGCAAGCCAAGAACAAGCAAACCTCGAAAATAGGCTCAGATGCAATGCCAAATCTTGGCATAGTTCTGGGTGGCTGGGAGTAACAGGATGGGCGTTTGGGAGATGGCTTTCAGCAGACACAATTTTCACTCCAGGAACACATTTGctcattcatgctaagccatggtttggcttagcttaCATGCAAACAAGGCCAATGTCTAGCCACAGAAACTATCCAATATAGCTCATGATGAGAATTAGCATGGTAAATCTAAGCATGTTAATGCTTGCTGTCATAACTTTTCCCttacaagaaataaaaatattaaagcagCACAGCTTTACTTCCTCACTGTTGCAAGCTGAAACTGAGATTTCTGCTGCATTCTACCCTTTCCCTGGCTGGCTAAGGTTATGCTAAGGAGAAGTAATAGAACAGTTAAAAGTGGGCAGTGGACAAGAAGAGATTAAAATTAGCTCAGGAGCTTCAGTTTCAGTAAGGTGATAAAAATAGAAACAGGAGCAAGAAGTTTTGTTCTTGTTAAGTTTATTGGCATGTTTCTTTACAGAAGAGCTCTGCCTACATACTAGAATGTAGACCTCTGGGAAAAACAGTAGAAGGGCTCCATTTAAGAAAGCTACAAATGCAAGAACAAGGAGAGGGCAGAACAAAGTTGCCAAGTTTCCATCCAGAAAATCCAGACTAGTGACAgtaagagagaaaggggaaggtgCTCTTAGTCACCAAGAATGACCATCACAACCCATATGGAGATTGTTCTACAAGACAGACATGTTAGATTCCTCTTTACATTTGCAGAATTAATcatgaagggtggtggtggtggtaaaaggCAAACAAAGTGATCATTCTGAAAGCtgtatttaatttttcttttttaagtccaATAATCCAGTGTGCAAGGTTATGCAAATCATCCTTTGAAGTTTTAGCTATAAAGAAGCCAGACAATATTTTTCCAGAAGATGAAGCTTTTTGGCtcttaaaatcaataaaaatgtttaCATAATTCTTGCTTCTACTGTACAGAATACTGCCTCTATCTGGACTTGTGTTGCTAGCACACGGCATTCCACAAGTGTCCTGTTCACTTCCTAAACAACCTGTGTTTCAGTACTTAAACATGTAATTCAAGAATTTTACactaatttatacattttaattgGTTGCATATATTAACATGTACTATAAGATTTCTCCTAAAGAAGCCATTACATAATACGTGGATACTGTAAAAAGATCTGATTAGTTAAAAGTAACAAGCATTAACAGATACATACAAAACTCAACCTAGTTGGATCGAATGCTGAGCTTGCAATGAACTATGAGTAATCAGCCTTTCCAGTTGCAGCCTTCACAGGGGAAACACAAGACATTAAAAGGTAAATTGTTACAGATTCTGTACATAGTTTCTTTCCGCTGGGACACCTGGAAGTAGCTTAAGTTCCAAACAtagtttcctctttttaaaactaGGAGAAAGGTCTGCTACCATGAAATAATGAGATGGGATGTAGGGACGTGTGAGGTGTGTAAAGGAATGGGCTTACAAGTTGTTCATGGTAAAATGGGTGATTTTGGCCACTGAAAATAGGATCTTGTTTCTCTTTTTACACAGAAGAggggctgtgtgtgtatgtgtttgaagGCCTAAGTGTGATATCTGTTTGTGAAGGACTGTTCTCAACCCCTCCAGCCCCACCTCAGCAGCTGCAGCTCTCCGCAGAGGCTTTCGCCCGGTCATTCTTGTCTAGTTTGATAGGTTCAGGAAATTCGTTGTAAAGCTCCACTTCAGTTTCCtatcatgaaagaaagaaagaaagtgtcaCCAACTACAATTTGGTCCTTTTATTCAACTAAATGGGTGCTAATAGAACCACTGCACCATCATGTCCAATACCTGCCTCTCCAACTCCTGTTCTCTGGAGGAAGCAAGCAAAGTAGAGTCTTCCTAACTTGGACAGAACCAAGTTAATACTACAGTTTATGGCAGGAGAAGGTGCACTGTAAAAACCAGGTGCAGCACACCTGGAAGTGCCATGAACCGAAACACACAATTCCAACTGTTGATGACGTAAGAGGCATCACTACCTGTGGGGGTGTATGTTcatcccacttttgcctttgaaaACAGGTGTTTGCAATGTTTCAGAATCCTGTTCAACTGGAAAACATATTGGACAAATGCCAGTGCACAAAGGCATCAGTGCCTCCATCATCTATCTCCAGCCATCACCCGGTTTGATATTGCATATAGAATAAGGACCAGAGTGCCAGAATAGGGCACTAGAACTCATACCTGCTTAAGTGCATTTCGTGCAATTGTTTGGAAAGCCTGTTCCACGTTAATGGCCTCCTTGGCACTGGTTTCAAAATAAGGGATATTGTTTTTGCTGTAGCACCAGGCCTGTGCTCGTTTTGTAGTAACCTGTAATAGAAGCAAACTCCTTTAAGCTCTTTATAATTACCAAGTCAACCACATTCATCTTCCATGTATGTACCAGCTATCTTTTTTCACTGCCAAAAAGCACAGCAATATGCCATACTAAATGTAAAACCCCTTGTTTCCCAGAATCCCCAAGAAACATTGTTCACCAACTGTTCTCCCCATTCCGCCCCATTGTTTTCTCTTCACTATTTAAAAATAGCAGACAGGATTCAATTTAGCATCCTTAGGAGATCCCGGTTAACGGTGGTAGATTCAGAATGTTTGCTTtgataattattataattaaacaCCACACTATGCATCAACCAGCTTACTTGTCTGTTTTCAAGGTCAATCTTGTTTCCCAGCACAACAAAAGGAAAGTTCTCAGGATCCCGCGGACTGGCTTGAATGAGAAACTCATCTCGCCAGCTGTCGagagttttaaatgtgttgggagCCGTTACATCAAACACCAGCACGCAGCAGTCTGCTCCTCTGTAGAAAGCTACTCCCAGAGACTGAAACCGTTCCTGCCCTGCTGTATCCCATATCTGCAAGACATTGGAGAAGAACTCTTAGGGACAAGCCCAGATCAGGCCTCAAAATCATACTGACTGAAGTTCCTCAATGCCATAACGCTGCTTGTCAGAATTTCATACAAATTTGGAAGAAACACATTCATGCCATGCATCTCAAGCCTCTCCTGCATCCTATATTTGTACCTCTGATTTTTTTCTACCTAGATGCAGGACTTCACATCTGTTAAATTTCATCTAATTGTTTTTGCTCAGGGTTGTTTTTGCCTGTGGTCTTGCTGGGAGATTCCCAGCATTAGAGCAGGTTGCCAGAGGTAAAGGTTTTGTGATGCTACTCAATTTGCCCTCTGGCACCACAGGGTTAGGGGCAAGCCACTTTCACTTCTGTTGCTACTAACAAGACACCATAATATAATTTAAGCATTCTGTAGATATTTGACAATGGCTAGTTTAGAATAGTTATCCAACTATCAAATATGCCATCCCTAGTAAGATCTAGATTCTTTTCTGCTCGTGTCAACGCGTCAAGAGTATCTGTCTCTCACGCACACTCACGTTTGCCACTGCCTCCTCCAGAGTCTCAAAAAGAGCAAGGCATGTTCACAACAGTGTGCTGAGCCTTGATACCATCAGTCAATCATCCCATTGCTTTTCAAGCATCAATGCAGGGCCTGGTGTGACTGGCTCTTTCGAACTGGGCGTTGCTCCCTACCACGCTGTTAGCGCTATCAATGCTGTCTAGCAGAAAGGCAGATTATAAACACCTAAACACAAAATACAATCTGTAGATCTCTGCAAGTTGCAGAAATGCAACGGATACAATTCTTACCTGCATTGTGACTAGCCTGTCATCCACCATCACTTCCTTTGTGAGGAAGTCGGCTCCTATTGTAGCTTTGTACTGGTTACTGAATTTCTTGTTCACATACTGGTTCATGAGAGATGTCTTTCCCACCCtatgagaggaggaagagggaaaagcCATAAGGATACAAAGAATACATGTTGTTGTGCACACACAATATATAGCCATATTCCATTTACAGAAGAATACAAGTTATCCTGCATCACTTTTGG is from Lacerta agilis isolate rLacAgi1 chromosome 2, rLacAgi1.pri, whole genome shotgun sequence and encodes:
- the RAB7A gene encoding ras-related protein Rab-7a, whose protein sequence is MTSRKKVLLKVIILGDSGVGKTSLMNQYVNKKFSNQYKATIGADFLTKEVMVDDRLVTMQIWDTAGQERFQSLGVAFYRGADCCVLVFDVTAPNTFKTLDSWRDEFLIQASPRDPENFPFVVLGNKIDLENRQVTTKRAQAWCYSKNNIPYFETSAKEAINVEQAFQTIARNALKQETEVELYNEFPEPIKLDKNDRAKASAESCSC